The following DNA comes from Candidatus Kaelpia aquatica.
CTTTTTACGTTCCCATTTATTCTCTCTCATCGATAAGCTGGCTTGAGAAATATTTCGAGCCAAAGCTAAGATAAGAGCCATGGTATGCTCTGCAGTCGATATGGTATTACCTAAAGGGGTATTCATCACAATGATTCCCTTTTTAGTCGCAGCATCAACGTCTACATTATCCAATCCAACTCCAGCGCGACCTATAACTTTAAGACTGTCTGCAGCCTCTATAATAGAAGATTTAATCTTTGTTCCGCTGCGGATTACAATACCATCATAACCTTTAATCTCTCTTATAAGTTCATCTTCGCTTAAACCTGTTTTCTTTATAACTTCAATACCTGATTCAGTTAAAATATCAATACCATCCTGAGCTATATTATCACTAACTAAAACCTTAACCACCTTAGGCCTCATCCTTGCAGCTTTTAAGAAACTCTTCTTCTAGTTTTAAAATTCCTGCACCAAGCTTAAACTTGTATCCAAAATGATGCAGCCCAAATTCAATAGCTGCAATACCTGATAGAACATCAAAAAGATTTATATAACCCAGGTGTGCAACCCTGATTATCTTACCCTTTAACTCTGCCTGACCGCCGGCTATACTTATGCCGAACTCTGCACGGATAAACTTGACCATCTCCTCAGAGTCTAAGCTCTCTGGAATTAAAACACTAGTGAGAGTACTGGAGGGACGCTGAGCAAAGACTTTAAGCCCTAAAGACGCAACTGCCTCACGTGTCATAGCAGCAAGATTAGCATGCCTCTTCCAGACATTCTCAATACCCTCATCAAGTATCATCTTAAGGGCTGTCCGTAAAGCTACGATCATATTCACAGCAGGAGTCCAAGGAGTATCAAACTTAGATGCTGACTTACCAGCTTTGATTAAGTCAAAATAATATTTAGGAGAGCTGGAACTCTCTATTAAAGATTGTGCGTCTTTAGATAAACTTATAAAGGCAAGTCCAGGAGGAAGCATCAGACCTTTCTGGGATCCACTAACCACAATATCTAAACCCCAATCATCCATTCTCAGCTCATCAGCCCCTAAACCACTTATAGCATCAACTACAATTAAAGCATTGAACTCTTTGGCTAAGCTAGCCATGCTCCTAATATCATAGTTTACACCTGTAGAGGTTTCACATAGTGTAGTCAAAATAACTTTACGGCTATCGCCTACTTTTAATTTCTCTCTTAGATCATCTAGGTTTAAGGTAACTCCCCATTCTAAATCTAAAACATCATACTCTGCGCCATAGGCCTTAGTTATCTCGGCCCATCTTTCACCAAACTTTCCTCCTACAACAGGTATAAACCTAACGCCGTCCTGCATTAGATTGGCTACTGCAGCCTCCATAACGCCGGTGCCCGAAGAAGAGACAATTAAAACCTGATTTTTGGTTTGAAATATAGTCTTTAAGTCCTCCGAAACCTCTTTAAGTATGGAACGAAATTCATCTGTTCTATGATGAATCGTAGACTCCGCCTGCGAAAGCAAAACTTCCTCGGGAACAGGAGTTGGTCCTGGAGTTAGAAGACTTTTTTTGTAAGGCCTAATCATCTCAAGACCTCTTCTTAGGATTTCTTCTTTTTAGTATAGATAACATTATCTATTATGCCGTAATCCTTTGCTTCTTCTGCGCTCATAAAATAATCTCTATCAGTATCTTTCTTAACTTTATCTATTGATTGAGAAGTATGGAGCGAAATTAACTTATTTATCTCATCTCTTAAGCGAAGTATCTCTTGAGCCTGAATATGAATATCTTCCGCAGCTCCCTGGACACCGCCCCAAGGCTGATGAATCATTATCCTGGAATGCGGCAAAGAGAACCTCTTTCCCTTAGCACCTGCCATAAGCAATAATGCCCCCATGCTGGCCGCCTGCCCTACGCAGTAAGTAGAGATATCGGGCTTTACAAATTGCATTGTATCATAGATTGCCAGTCCGCTCGTAACAGAGCCTCCAGGCGAGTTAATATAAACACTTATATCTTTATCTGCATCCTCAGACTGTAAAAAAAGAACCTGAGCAATGATAAGATTAGCTACATTATCATCGATAGGAGTACCTATAAAAATTATCCTATCTTTTAACAGTCGAGAGTAAATGTCAAATGCACGCTCACCTCTTCCAGTCTTCTCAACTACCATGGGAACAAGGGTCTGAAACTTAGCAGGCATTATTCACCTCCATTTTTAATATTAACTATCTCAGCATGCTGCTTTAAGAATTCTATAACTTTTTTCCTTAATAAGCTAGCTTTTATATTCTCCAACCCATCGTCTTTTTTAAGATTGGATTCCAATTCCTCCAGAGTACTATTTTGACGCTTAGCTAGGGCCTCTAAATGCTCCCTTAACTCTTGATCTGAGATCACTATGCCTTCTTTCTGAGCAATCTCCTTTAAAATAAAATAGACCTTCAGCTCTCTCTGAGCCTCCCTCTGAGCTTCTTTCAATATCATCTCTTTCTGGGTCTCTATATCTTTCTTAGGAAACCCTCTATAGAGCAATCTCATTGCTATATCTTCAGCCGAAACATCCACCTGACGGCTTAGAAGCTGAGGCGGCAACTCCATTTTGGAATTTTCGATAAGCTCAGATATAAGATTTTCCTCTAAGTCGACTTCAGCCTCTCTAGTGCGATGGTTTTGCAGCTCCTCTCTTATAACCTTCTTTAAATCATCGATATTACTATGATTACCGAACTCTTTTGCAAAATCATCATTAAGCTCTGGTTCTTTTTTCTCCTTAACCCCTTTTACATTGATCTTAAAATCGCACTCCTTTCCAGCAATCTTTTTATCTCTATAATCATCAGGCACATTGAGCTTAAACTCTTTGATCTCGCCAGAACTTAACCCTTTAAGATTATCCAGAAGCTCAGGAAAGAGATTCTCTTCATTAAGGTATAACGAAAGGGCCTCTTTTTTATCTAAATCACTATCTTTTGGCTTCATCTCTACGTCTGCTACGACAACATCTTCGAGAGCAGACGGCCTTTGAACATCCAGCCACTGAGTCTTCTCTCTCTTAATATCATCTAAAACCTTATTAATATCTTTGTCCTCTACGCTTGTATCTTTTTTATTCAATTTTATATTCTTATATTTCGACAACTTAACTTTTGGAGCCTCTTCTATCTTCAGCGTAAACTTATACTCACCCTTCTTTCCCTGTTCAACGCTAAGCAATGCTGGGGCCGATATTGGATTCACCCCTGAAGCCTCCATAGCCTTTCTATAAAAAAGAGAGACTACGCTCTCTTCGATATCTTTTTCAATCTCAACGCTATGCTTGGCCAGCACCATCTCTAGCGGAGCCTTACCTTTTCTATAACCAGGAATTGCAACTTTATTTTGCCAGTCAGATTCTACTCTCTTTCTTAAAGCCCCAACTTCTTTAGGATCCAAGTAGACCTCTAAATCGCTCTCAACCGTAGTAATTCTTTTAATCTTTATCTTCATTTTTAAAATCCTTATCCTTATGCCTATGCATTTTTATTCTATCTTCATACCTTAAGACCTGCTGTTTTAAAACATCAAACGATTCATCAACAGCTAAATACATGTCTTCATTTTTTTCCTTAACCTTAAAGTGGGCCTTCTTGAGATCCATATTGACCTCGACAGCAGAGAGATGCTTTTCAATCTCTAATACCACGTGGACATTTATTATATCATCAACATATTTATCTAAATAGTCGATCTTGCCCTCAATGTAAGACCTTAAAGCATCAGTTATATCAAAATGTCTACCTGTTATTGTTGTTTTCAAACTATACCCCCTTTAATTTTTTACATCTTAAACCTTTCTCCAAGGTAGACTTTTTTTGCTTTATCATCGTTAATCAAATGATCTGCATCACCTGAAAGGAGAACACTGCCTTCAGAGACTATGTAAGCCCTGTCCGTTATCGCTAAAGTCTCTCTTACATTGTGGTCGGTCAGTAATATTCCAATACCTTTACTCTTAAGATCTAAAATTATATCCTGACATTCAGCAACAGCTATAGGATCTATTCCGCTAAAAGGTTCGTCTAAGAGCAAGAACAATGGATTTATAGCCAAGGCTCTTGTAATCTCTAGCCGCCTCCTTTCACCGCCAGATAAAGTATAGGCCTTGCTCTTAGCTAAATATGATATCCTTAACTCTTCTAACAACATCTCAAGTCTCAGCTTTCTCTCCTGCGGATGGATGCTTAAAGTCTCCAGCACCGCCATTATATTATCCTTAACACTTAAGTTTCCAAATATAGCCGGCTCCTGTGAAAGATAACCTATCCCTAAGCTTGCTCTTTTATGCATAGGCAGCTTTGTTATATCAACATCTTTAAAGTATACGCTCCCCTTATTAGGAGCAATTAAACCTACGATCATATAAAAAGTTGTGGTCTTACCAGCTCCGTTAGGACCTAGCAGCCCGACTATCTCAGAGCCGGCTACATCAAGTGAGATACCATTTACCACTCTTCTGTTCTTGTACTCTTTTATTAAACCTTTGACCTTTAGCATGTTTTACTCAGGATATATCTCAAGCTTAGGGCGCCCAAGAAGATTAACCTTTCCCTCTTTTAAGTCATATATCGCCTCAGAAGAATAGGTTAGTGAATTGCCGCGTCTAAGTTTAACATTGCCTTTGGCATGAGCCCTGCTAATACCCTTCTCGTCTTTATTGAAATAGATGATCAGCTTATCGCAGAATAGCTCTCCTCTCCTATCTAAAACGTGAACGTTATCGC
Coding sequences within:
- the clpP gene encoding ATP-dependent Clp endopeptidase proteolytic subunit ClpP, giving the protein MPAKFQTLVPMVVEKTGRGERAFDIYSRLLKDRIIFIGTPIDDNVANLIIAQVLFLQSEDADKDISVYINSPGGSVTSGLAIYDTMQFVKPDISTYCVGQAASMGALLLMAGAKGKRFSLPHSRIMIHQPWGGVQGAAEDIHIQAQEILRLRDEINKLISLHTSQSIDKVKKDTDRDYFMSAEEAKDYGIIDNVIYTKKKKS
- the raiA gene encoding ribosome-associated translation inhibitor RaiA, with translation MKTTITGRHFDITDALRSYIEGKIDYLDKYVDDIINVHVVLEIEKHLSAVEVNMDLKKAHFKVKEKNEDMYLAVDESFDVLKQQVLRYEDRIKMHRHKDKDFKNEDKD
- a CDS encoding alanine--glyoxylate aminotransferase family protein, which produces MIRPYKKSLLTPGPTPVPEEVLLSQAESTIHHRTDEFRSILKEVSEDLKTIFQTKNQVLIVSSSGTGVMEAAVANLMQDGVRFIPVVGGKFGERWAEITKAYGAEYDVLDLEWGVTLNLDDLREKLKVGDSRKVILTTLCETSTGVNYDIRSMASLAKEFNALIVVDAISGLGADELRMDDWGLDIVVSGSQKGLMLPPGLAFISLSKDAQSLIESSSSPKYYFDLIKAGKSASKFDTPWTPAVNMIVALRTALKMILDEGIENVWKRHANLAAMTREAVASLGLKVFAQRPSSTLTSVLIPESLDSEEMVKFIRAEFGISIAGGQAELKGKIIRVAHLGYINLFDVLSGIAAIEFGLHHFGYKFKLGAGILKLEEEFLKSCKDEA
- the tig gene encoding trigger factor codes for the protein MKIKIKRITTVESDLEVYLDPKEVGALRKRVESDWQNKVAIPGYRKGKAPLEMVLAKHSVEIEKDIEESVVSLFYRKAMEASGVNPISAPALLSVEQGKKGEYKFTLKIEEAPKVKLSKYKNIKLNKKDTSVEDKDINKVLDDIKREKTQWLDVQRPSALEDVVVADVEMKPKDSDLDKKEALSLYLNEENLFPELLDNLKGLSSGEIKEFKLNVPDDYRDKKIAGKECDFKINVKGVKEKKEPELNDDFAKEFGNHSNIDDLKKVIREELQNHRTREAEVDLEENLISELIENSKMELPPQLLSRQVDVSAEDIAMRLLYRGFPKKDIETQKEMILKEAQREAQRELKVYFILKEIAQKEGIVISDQELREHLEALAKRQNSTLEELESNLKKDDGLENIKASLLRKKVIEFLKQHAEIVNIKNGGE
- the lptB gene encoding LPS export ABC transporter ATP-binding protein encodes the protein MLKVKGLIKEYKNRRVVNGISLDVAGSEIVGLLGPNGAGKTTTFYMIVGLIAPNKGSVYFKDVDITKLPMHKRASLGIGYLSQEPAIFGNLSVKDNIMAVLETLSIHPQERKLRLEMLLEELRISYLAKSKAYTLSGGERRRLEITRALAINPLFLLLDEPFSGIDPIAVAECQDIILDLKSKGIGILLTDHNVRETLAITDRAYIVSEGSVLLSGDADHLINDDKAKKVYLGERFKM